One window from the genome of Cucurbita pepo subsp. pepo cultivar mu-cu-16 unplaced genomic scaffold, ASM280686v2 Cp4.1_scaffold002312, whole genome shotgun sequence encodes:
- the LOC111786662 gene encoding 4-coumarate--CoA ligase 1-like, giving the protein YLNNKEATEKTIDKNGWLHTGDLGFIDDDDEIFIVDRLKELIKYKGYQVAPAELEALLTSNPNVSSAAVVPMEDEAAGEIPAAFVVRTEGSKISEDDIKKYISDQ; this is encoded by the exons GTTACCTTAATAACAAAGAAGCCACAGAGAAGACTATAGACAAGAATGGGTGGCTCCACACTGGAGACTTGGGGTTCatcgacgacgacgacgagaTCTTCATCGTCGATCGACTGAAGGAACTGATCAAATACAAAGGATATCAAGTGGCCCCAGCTGAGCTTGAAGCTCTCTTGACTTCAAACCCTAATGTTTCTTCTGCTGCTGTCGTACC AATGGAAGATGAAGCAGCTGGAGAGATTCCGGCTGCATTTGTTGTTAGAACTGAAGGCTCCAAGATTAGTGAGGATGACATCAAGAAGTATATTTCTGATCAG